One genomic region from Chlamydia poikilotherma encodes:
- a CDS encoding DUF1494 domain-containing protein, which translates to MCSNITFLKKRKRSFLLMEVLVSITLFALLFSVLGFWQRQMFCSNRRDERAYKTFLQESYAYKKLRTVFCSTLRIEEIPGALCSVIFDRGVYRDPELAGEVAGSLYYHQSQGRLELQIRSLRNHTKVETALLLDNVLKVDIVPQRNTTDEELPGRLLIVIHRSFPEGNERMLSYQFALGK; encoded by the coding sequence ATGTGTAGTAATATAACATTCCTAAAAAAAAGGAAACGGTCCTTCCTGCTTATGGAAGTTCTAGTATCCATAACTCTGTTTGCCCTCCTTTTTAGTGTTTTGGGGTTTTGGCAAAGGCAAATGTTTTGCTCTAACAGACGTGACGAGCGTGCCTATAAAACTTTTTTACAGGAAAGCTACGCTTATAAGAAGTTGCGCACTGTATTTTGCTCGACATTGCGCATTGAAGAGATTCCAGGAGCTTTATGTTCTGTAATTTTTGATCGAGGGGTATATCGAGATCCTGAGCTTGCCGGCGAAGTCGCCGGTTCTCTATACTACCATCAAAGTCAGGGCAGGTTAGAATTGCAAATACGCAGTTTGCGAAATCATACTAAGGTAGAAACCGCATTACTTTTAGATAACGTCTTAAAAGTAGATATTGTTCCTCAGAGGAACACCACGGATGAGGAGCTTCCAGGGAGATTATTGATAGTAATTCATAGGAGTTTCCCTGAAGGTAATGAGCGGATGCTCTCATATCAATTCGCGTTGGGGAAATAG
- a CDS encoding GspE/PulE family protein, with protein MMGGKTLLSQELLNALPYSFLKKHCLLPLEEQENNVTIAYAKITSLMAKDEVQLLIKKPVLFVLKDETDILQSLQKIYSNLEGKASDMLLSMKEGESAQINEEEDLLESTDSVPVVRFLNLILKEAIEEHTSDIHFEPLEDALRIRYRIDGVLHDRHSPPAHLCSALITRIKVLAKMDIAEHRLPQDGRIKIQIGGQEIDMRVSTVPVIYGERVVLRILDKRNVILDISGLQMPKNIENSFKEVIAVPEGILLVTGPTGSGKTTTLYSVIQHLSGPFTNIMTIEDPPEYKLSGIAQIAVKPKIGLSFACGLRHLLRQDPDVLMVGEIRDQETAEIAIQAALTGHLVVSTLHTNDAVSAIPRLLDMGVEPYLLSATIIGVVAQRLVRKICPYCKQQCTADVQERVFLKSIGQDPDVSLYRGEGCSHCFRSGYKGRQGIYEFLHPDTALRSEIATHKPYHVLREHAEQKGFRPLLQHGVALALSGETTLAEVFRVTKRYD; from the coding sequence ATGATGGGCGGTAAAACGTTACTATCTCAAGAGCTTTTAAATGCTTTGCCTTATAGCTTTTTAAAGAAACACTGTTTGTTGCCATTAGAAGAGCAGGAAAATAATGTAACAATAGCTTATGCGAAGATTACTTCACTCATGGCGAAAGATGAAGTCCAGCTACTTATAAAAAAGCCTGTGCTTTTTGTTCTTAAAGATGAGACAGACATTTTACAGAGTTTACAAAAGATCTACTCTAATTTAGAGGGCAAGGCGTCTGATATGCTGTTAAGCATGAAAGAAGGTGAGTCTGCCCAAATAAATGAAGAGGAAGATCTTTTAGAAAGTACGGATTCTGTTCCCGTTGTGCGTTTTTTAAACCTGATTTTAAAAGAAGCTATTGAAGAACATACCTCGGATATTCATTTTGAACCTTTAGAAGATGCTTTACGCATACGCTACCGTATAGACGGAGTTTTGCATGATCGTCATTCTCCACCAGCACATCTATGTTCAGCATTAATCACTAGAATTAAAGTGTTAGCGAAGATGGACATAGCTGAACATCGTCTCCCTCAAGATGGAAGAATAAAAATCCAAATAGGGGGTCAGGAAATTGATATGCGTGTAAGCACCGTTCCTGTAATCTATGGCGAACGTGTTGTTCTTAGGATTTTAGATAAGCGTAATGTGATTTTAGATATCTCTGGGTTGCAAATGCCTAAAAATATCGAAAATTCTTTTAAAGAGGTGATTGCAGTTCCTGAAGGGATACTTTTAGTAACAGGTCCTACGGGAAGTGGAAAAACAACAACACTCTATAGTGTTATCCAACATCTTTCGGGACCTTTTACTAATATCATGACAATAGAAGATCCCCCTGAATATAAGCTATCTGGGATAGCTCAAATTGCTGTGAAACCAAAGATTGGTTTGTCGTTTGCTTGCGGTCTAAGACATTTATTACGTCAGGATCCAGATGTTTTGATGGTTGGAGAAATTCGTGATCAAGAAACAGCAGAAATTGCTATACAGGCAGCACTAACAGGGCACCTTGTTGTAAGCACGCTGCATACTAATGACGCAGTTTCTGCAATTCCCCGTCTTTTAGATATGGGAGTAGAGCCTTATTTATTATCAGCAACAATCATTGGTGTTGTTGCTCAAAGATTAGTAAGAAAAATATGTCCTTACTGTAAACAGCAATGCACAGCAGATGTTCAAGAACGGGTATTCTTAAAATCTATAGGTCAAGATCCCGATGTATCGCTATATCGCGGAGAGGGATGTTCTCATTGTTTCCGCTCAGGGTATAAAGGACGTCAGGGAATTTATGAATTCCTACATCCTGATACAGCTTTACGTTCTGAAATCGCCACGCATAAACCTTATCATGTATTGCGAGAACATGCTGAACAGAAGGGATTTCGTCCATTACTGCAACATGGAGTTGCTTTAGCGTTGTCGGGAGAGACAACATTAGCAGAAGTATTCCGTGTTACGAAACGGTATGACTAA
- a CDS encoding type II secretion system protein, which translates to MTLHKKRSKRSFLLIEVLLSLSLVCLVLMPCIRFYCGVRRSFEDDIVNLQLPAVIDNCFFAVEDSMREQMLNGNFPKPGSGELSCVVYTSRGNKIPIPYVYSIDIRKGVRIEANIVKACFADVVIEIFPNQKYTTSVQRSLCVVI; encoded by the coding sequence ATGACGCTTCATAAAAAAAGATCAAAGCGGAGCTTTCTGCTGATAGAGGTATTGCTGTCATTATCATTAGTTTGTCTAGTGCTAATGCCCTGCATCCGTTTTTATTGTGGCGTTCGTAGATCTTTCGAAGACGATATTGTTAATTTACAGTTGCCCGCTGTAATTGATAATTGTTTTTTTGCTGTTGAAGATAGCATGCGGGAGCAAATGCTCAATGGAAATTTTCCTAAACCGGGTTCTGGAGAACTTTCCTGTGTTGTTTATACGAGTCGGGGAAATAAAATTCCTATTCCCTACGTATATTCTATAGATATTCGTAAGGGGGTGCGTATAGAGGCTAACATTGTAAAAGCATGTTTTGCAGATGTTGTCATTGAGATTTTCCCTAATCAAAAATATACAACCTCCGTGCAAAGAAGTTTATGTGTAGTAATATAA
- a CDS encoding type II secretion system F family protein, which yields MPRYRYTYLNAKERRKQDWLEALHIQEAREKLAQQGVQLLSIREVPPRRVRIKNSELIICSKQMLLLLRSGLPLYESLSSLRDQYQGQGMSGVLTAFMENLRSGGSLSQAMAAYPAIFDNFYRSAVLAGESVGNLEGCLQNIIAVLEEREQMSKKLMAALSYPIVLLVFSLAVILFFLTGVIPSLKETFENMEPNTLTSIVFGLSDFVCKYKYLLLATLGAGIASIVVTRRKPFWKKWFEKTLFSIPGVKKFFIKLGFSRFCSVVSAILRGGGTLIEGLELGCGAVPYDMLREDMTQIIHAVIEGSSLSKELAKRPWVPKLALGMVSLGEESGELADVLGHVAHIYNEDTQKTLTCITSWCQPVILVFLGGIIGIIMLAILIPLTSNIQIL from the coding sequence ATGCCTCGATATCGCTATACCTACCTCAACGCAAAAGAACGACGTAAACAAGACTGGCTAGAAGCATTACATATTCAAGAAGCAAGAGAAAAGCTTGCCCAACAAGGAGTGCAATTGCTCTCTATTCGGGAAGTGCCTCCGCGTCGTGTACGAATAAAAAATAGCGAGTTGATCATCTGTTCAAAACAGATGCTTCTTCTTCTTCGTTCCGGATTACCTCTATATGAAAGCCTATCTTCCCTTCGAGATCAATATCAGGGACAGGGAATGTCAGGAGTATTGACGGCATTCATGGAAAATTTACGTTCGGGAGGCTCCCTATCACAGGCAATGGCAGCATATCCCGCTATTTTTGATAATTTTTATCGCAGCGCCGTCCTCGCTGGAGAAAGTGTAGGGAATTTAGAAGGATGTTTGCAAAACATTATCGCTGTTTTAGAAGAACGTGAGCAAATGTCTAAAAAGCTTATGGCAGCTCTTAGTTACCCAATAGTTTTACTTGTGTTTTCTCTAGCTGTAATTCTCTTTTTTCTCACAGGAGTAATTCCCTCTTTAAAAGAGACATTTGAGAATATGGAGCCTAACACACTTACTTCTATAGTGTTTGGTCTTAGCGATTTTGTTTGTAAGTATAAGTATCTTCTTCTTGCGACATTAGGAGCTGGGATAGCAAGTATAGTCGTTACACGACGCAAACCCTTTTGGAAAAAATGGTTTGAAAAAACCCTATTTTCAATTCCTGGCGTGAAGAAATTCTTTATTAAATTAGGATTTAGCAGGTTTTGTTCAGTAGTTTCAGCAATTCTTCGTGGTGGTGGAACGCTGATAGAAGGATTAGAGTTAGGCTGTGGGGCAGTTCCTTACGATATGTTGCGTGAAGATATGACACAAATAATCCACGCTGTTATCGAGGGAAGCTCATTAAGTAAAGAATTAGCAAAACGACCTTGGGTGCCAAAATTAGCATTGGGAATGGTCTCTTTAGGGGAAGAATCCGGAGAGCTTGCTGATGTATTGGGGCATGTCGCTCATATTTATAATGAGGATACCCAAAAAACACTAACCTGTATAACTTCGTGGTGCCAACCGGTTATCCTGGTGTTTCTTGGAGGAATTATAGGAATTATTATGTTGGCAATACTTATTCCGTTAACCAGCAACATTCAAATTTTATAG
- a CDS encoding type II secretion system protein: MKKQKRKQSITLIEMMVVITLIGIVGGALAFNMRGSIQKGKVFQSEQNCAKVYDILMMEYATGGASLREIVDQKESVLEGAAWCKDGKKLLKDAWGEDIVVKLNDQGDDLIVFSKRATGTNSKRG, encoded by the coding sequence ATGAAAAAACAAAAACGTAAACAATCCATCACATTGATCGAGATGATGGTTGTTATCACACTAATCGGTATTGTTGGAGGAGCTTTAGCTTTTAATATGCGTGGTAGCATTCAAAAAGGGAAAGTTTTTCAATCAGAGCAAAATTGTGCCAAGGTCTATGACATCTTAATGATGGAGTACGCAACTGGAGGGGCATCTTTAAGAGAAATCGTAGATCAGAAAGAATCTGTTCTTGAAGGAGCCGCATGGTGCAAAGACGGAAAGAAATTATTAAAAGATGCTTGGGGAGAAGACATTGTTGTAAAACTCAATGATCAAGGTGATGATTTGATAGTGTTTTCAAAGAGAGCCACCGGAACAAATAGTAAGCGCGGATAA